Proteins from one Corallococcus exiguus genomic window:
- a CDS encoding DUF2378 family protein produces MSNPSEIVFGHTVEGLLLALKGRLEGPLRAKLKDAGLDLDRKLEPAYPNAIWQKLLQIGATELFPNVSMNEAQWLLGERFVVGYFETNMGRALQTVLKLLGPARALERTSRNLASGSNFLHVEVERLADTDYRIKVNEGGTYPEFIGSICHHGTMTTGVKGLTTVVESRQGRAAIYRVRW; encoded by the coding sequence GTGTCGAACCCCTCGGAGATCGTCTTCGGCCATACGGTCGAAGGTCTGCTGTTGGCCTTGAAGGGCCGGCTGGAAGGCCCGCTGCGCGCGAAGCTGAAGGACGCCGGGCTGGACCTGGACCGGAAGCTGGAGCCCGCGTATCCGAACGCCATCTGGCAGAAGCTCCTGCAGATTGGAGCGACGGAGCTGTTTCCGAACGTGTCCATGAACGAGGCGCAGTGGCTGCTGGGTGAGCGCTTCGTCGTGGGCTACTTCGAGACGAACATGGGCCGCGCGCTGCAAACGGTGCTGAAGCTGCTGGGCCCCGCGCGCGCCCTGGAGCGCACGTCGCGCAACCTGGCCTCCGGCAGCAACTTCCTGCACGTGGAGGTGGAGCGGCTGGCGGACACGGACTACCGCATCAAGGTGAACGAGGGCGGGACCTACCCGGAGTTCATCGGCTCCATCTGCCACCACGGAACGATGACCACCGGCGTGAAGGGCCTCACCACCGTGGTCGAGTCCCGCCAGGGCCGCGCCGCCATCTACCGCGTGCGCTGGTAG
- a CDS encoding cyclic nucleotide-binding and patatin-like phospholipase domain-containing protein yields the protein MPSPLTVDERRRWLYTLKQAPVLRHARASALLRLLERARPVEPQPGEGICREGEPVDGIYLLRSGEWRMTTGGTVLLHLRSGMSLGVEALARGTWPVTVTAASASHALFLPRVELEAVAAVLRPGSPGGSAAARPDVVTFHAQQGLDLPPATRSVLVELVAKVMVHDFGDRVLLVRAGAKRTKGAVRGADGVFRRTVTPGAPLLAEGEDFDCVLVDGVPVPEVLTPREVRLVPPGGETDRVGTPGAPVLLTVLLSPWRSQGSTMLQGRSLPDEDGWDEEAPPPGCRLRLDWERLVVRPGDSRPLAALGLDAGTRDALSRWARAITGRRVGLALSGGGVWGFYHAHLLRRLAALDVPVDFLSGASMGSLVGAYYCGTARDGREGLDGLRRLQHRARNGHLSAAALSSVVTTQAMEWLVRGDLGDLALEELPMGFLPVTTDLTTGRCVVLEKGPLALAVRASGSAPGVWAPTLQPPARYVDGAFTSMVPVDVLLHAGADLVFSSNIFPAGHHHAARPLLPGAVGLFLSALNPVARAKDLLASGVLLLHRNGDLESARGDLRYDVGTREHPLLGSMRFTHVDEVLDEAARDMGLEQKLLEFKQAWEALRGRRNAAGGRRAA from the coding sequence ATGCCTTCTCCTCTGACTGTCGATGAGCGGCGTCGCTGGCTGTACACGTTGAAGCAAGCCCCCGTGCTGCGCCACGCGCGTGCGTCCGCCCTGCTCCGCTTGCTGGAGCGGGCCCGGCCGGTGGAGCCCCAGCCAGGCGAGGGCATCTGCCGCGAGGGCGAGCCGGTGGACGGCATCTACCTCCTGCGCTCGGGCGAGTGGCGGATGACGACGGGAGGGACGGTGCTGCTGCACCTGCGCTCGGGGATGTCGCTGGGCGTGGAGGCGCTCGCGCGCGGCACCTGGCCCGTCACGGTGACGGCGGCGTCCGCGTCGCATGCCCTCTTCCTTCCTCGAGTGGAGCTGGAGGCGGTGGCGGCGGTGCTTCGGCCTGGAAGCCCTGGAGGAAGCGCGGCGGCGCGGCCGGACGTGGTGACGTTCCACGCGCAGCAGGGGCTGGACCTGCCGCCCGCGACGCGGTCCGTGTTGGTGGAGCTGGTGGCGAAGGTGATGGTCCATGACTTCGGGGACCGGGTGCTGCTCGTGCGCGCGGGGGCGAAGCGCACGAAAGGCGCGGTGCGCGGAGCCGACGGCGTGTTCCGCCGCACGGTGACTCCGGGCGCGCCGCTCCTCGCCGAAGGTGAGGACTTCGACTGCGTGCTGGTGGATGGAGTGCCGGTGCCGGAGGTGCTGACACCGCGCGAGGTGCGGCTGGTGCCGCCGGGTGGAGAGACGGACAGAGTGGGGACGCCGGGAGCGCCGGTGCTGCTCACCGTACTGCTGTCGCCGTGGCGATCGCAGGGCAGCACGATGTTGCAGGGGCGCTCGCTGCCGGACGAGGACGGATGGGACGAGGAGGCGCCGCCGCCCGGGTGCCGGCTGCGGCTGGACTGGGAGCGGCTGGTGGTGCGGCCCGGGGATTCGCGGCCCCTGGCGGCGTTGGGCCTGGACGCGGGGACGAGGGACGCGCTGTCGCGGTGGGCGCGCGCCATCACCGGCCGGCGCGTGGGGCTGGCGCTCAGTGGCGGCGGCGTGTGGGGCTTCTACCACGCGCACCTGTTGCGGAGGCTGGCGGCGCTGGACGTGCCGGTGGACTTCCTCAGCGGCGCCAGCATGGGCTCGCTGGTGGGCGCGTACTACTGCGGCACCGCGCGCGACGGCCGTGAAGGTCTGGACGGCCTGCGCCGGCTCCAGCACCGCGCGCGGAATGGGCACCTGTCCGCCGCGGCGCTGTCTTCCGTGGTCACCACGCAGGCCATGGAGTGGCTGGTGCGCGGCGACCTGGGGGACCTGGCGCTGGAGGAATTGCCCATGGGCTTCCTGCCGGTGACGACGGACCTGACCACGGGCCGCTGCGTGGTGCTGGAAAAGGGACCGCTGGCGTTGGCGGTGCGCGCGAGTGGATCCGCGCCGGGCGTCTGGGCGCCCACGCTCCAGCCGCCCGCGCGCTACGTGGACGGGGCCTTCACCAGCATGGTGCCGGTGGACGTGCTGCTCCACGCGGGCGCGGACCTGGTCTTCTCCAGCAACATCTTCCCCGCGGGCCACCACCACGCAGCGCGGCCGCTGCTGCCCGGAGCGGTGGGGCTGTTCCTCTCCGCGCTCAACCCCGTGGCGCGAGCGAAGGACCTGCTGGCCAGCGGAGTGCTGCTCCTGCACCGCAACGGCGACCTGGAGTCCGCGCGAGGAGACCTGCGCTACGACGTGGGCACGCGCGAGCATCCGTTGCTCGGCTCCATGCGCTTCACGCACGTGGACGAGGTGCTGGACGAGGCCGCGCGAGACATGGGCCTGGAGCAGAAGCTGCTGGAGTTCAAGCAGGCCTGGGAAGCGCTGCGCGGGCGCCGGAACGCGGCCGGTGGCCGGAGGGCCGCGTGA
- a CDS encoding lysophospholipid acyltransferase family protein, whose amino-acid sequence MTVTATAARAAWLTTFRLLQRYHRYEVVNLEPLLRPGAKLLVGYHGRPLAVDLCMLTVTLHDRLGYLPHGIAHGAFDRIPGMRQVADGLGFVTSDGPLLEEAVKKGEHVLVQPGGTREGCRDFRHRYRVDWGERLGYLRLAMRYGLPIVPIAGHGMDDAYVGLNDGYAWGKRVGMPGRLPLWLGVGATGLWPLSLSFPVKMTQWVGEPLTTHLTPGFDAADREALLTVHREVTGAVQGLLDAARDYQRTR is encoded by the coding sequence GTGACGGTCACGGCGACAGCGGCACGGGCCGCGTGGCTGACGACGTTCCGCCTGCTCCAGCGCTACCACCGCTACGAAGTGGTGAACCTGGAGCCGCTCTTGCGCCCCGGAGCGAAGCTGCTGGTGGGCTACCACGGCCGGCCCCTGGCGGTGGACCTGTGCATGCTGACGGTGACGCTGCACGACCGGCTGGGCTACCTGCCGCACGGAATCGCGCACGGCGCGTTCGACCGCATCCCGGGCATGCGCCAGGTGGCGGACGGGCTGGGCTTCGTCACCAGCGACGGGCCGCTGCTGGAGGAAGCGGTGAAGAAGGGCGAGCACGTGCTGGTGCAGCCAGGAGGCACACGCGAGGGCTGCCGCGACTTCCGGCACCGCTACCGCGTGGACTGGGGAGAACGGCTGGGCTACCTGCGCCTGGCCATGCGCTACGGGCTGCCCATCGTCCCCATCGCGGGCCACGGCATGGACGACGCCTACGTGGGCCTGAACGACGGCTACGCATGGGGCAAGCGCGTGGGGATGCCCGGAAGGCTGCCGCTGTGGCTGGGCGTGGGCGCCACGGGCCTGTGGCCGCTGTCCCTGTCCTTCCCGGTGAAGATGACCCAATGGGTTGGAGAGCCACTGACAACCCACCTGACCCCGGGATTCGACGCGGCGGACCGGGAGGCCCTGCTCACGGTGCACCGCGAGGTGACGGGCGCGGTGCAGGGACTGCTGGACGCGGCGCGTGACTACCAGCGCACGCGGTAG
- a CDS encoding efflux RND transporter permease subunit, which translates to MFTDFFIKRPVFSSVLSILITLVGAISIPSLPIEQYPELALPQVQITATYTGASAETVESAVTTVLERQLNGMEGMRYMSSTSTNDGQSTITATFDPSRDVDLAAVDVQNRVATATPQLPAQVNALGVTVRKAQTQLLVSFGVYDKEKRYDTEFISNYADVFIRDALLRVKGVGDVRIFGERRFAMRLWLDPTELARRGLTAQDVVNALQEQNVQVGAGKVGQAPSSKEQAYQLSLQVKGQLTSADEFGAIVIQRGADGALVRIRDVGNAQLGAESYQQLLRFNGQDAVGLGITQLPGSNALEVREGVEAELKRLSANFPPGLTYQVAFDTTAAVSASIEEVLKALGEAILLVVLVIFIFLHGWRSVLVAVTTLPVSLVGTFMFVNAFGFSLNTLTLFGLTLATGLVVDDAIVVIENVERVIEHEKVDAKEATHRGMQQVAGVVVATALVLSAVFIPVSFFPGTTGAIYRQFALTIAFSISLSALVALTLSPALCARLLRPNEGQKFVLARKFDEGLDALRRGYGKLLGVMLGKMRWLVVGIFAVFLVATGLLYRATPTGFIPDEDQGYVIIAVQGPEGTSLEYTRNVLIQVEGIIKQQEEVTQIFTVGGFSLLGTGANYGSLFINLKPWDERKTKESSVAGLIERLRGPLGQVGGARVLPLQPPAIRGVGSVGGFEFVLEDQQGGRTLEELAQATQALVGKAGQDPRLRGVFSAFTAGSPQLNIDVDREKAKAMGVPLSSLFSTLQVYLGSQYVNDFTFANRVYRVFVQAATPFRDNPKDIGSFYVRSDTGAMVPLEALVRVTPITSAQNITHYNLFRSANINGQGSPGTSTGTALNAMEEVAKQALPPGFTFEWTGLSQEQKSAGNTVLVIFALGIVFVFLVLAAQYESFALPFVVMLAVPVAMMGALLLQNLRGLVNDVFCQVGLVMLVGLASKNAILIVEFGEQLRAQGQGVVESAINAAETRLRPILMTSFAFLFGVVPLMLASGAGASARKSLGTAVFGGMLFSTFVNLIFIPVLYALVEGARTKVLKHRKHGNSPRGPSNPPPPAIPPEGEPPRPQPA; encoded by the coding sequence GCCACGTTCGACCCGTCGCGCGACGTGGACCTGGCCGCGGTGGACGTGCAGAACCGCGTGGCCACCGCCACGCCCCAGCTGCCCGCGCAGGTGAACGCGCTGGGCGTCACCGTGCGCAAGGCGCAGACGCAGCTGCTGGTCTCCTTCGGCGTCTATGACAAGGAGAAGCGCTACGACACGGAGTTCATCAGCAACTACGCGGACGTCTTCATCCGCGACGCGCTGTTGCGTGTGAAGGGCGTGGGCGACGTGCGCATCTTCGGCGAGCGCCGCTTCGCCATGCGCCTGTGGCTGGACCCCACGGAGCTGGCCCGCCGCGGCCTCACCGCGCAGGACGTGGTCAACGCGCTTCAAGAACAGAACGTCCAGGTAGGCGCGGGCAAGGTGGGCCAGGCCCCGTCCTCCAAGGAGCAGGCGTATCAGCTGTCCCTCCAGGTGAAGGGCCAGCTCACGTCCGCGGACGAGTTCGGCGCCATCGTCATCCAGCGCGGCGCTGACGGCGCCCTGGTGCGCATCCGCGACGTGGGCAACGCGCAGCTGGGCGCGGAGAGTTATCAGCAGCTGTTGCGCTTCAACGGCCAGGACGCGGTGGGCCTGGGCATCACGCAGTTGCCCGGCTCCAACGCGCTGGAGGTGCGCGAAGGCGTGGAGGCGGAGCTCAAGCGGCTGTCCGCCAACTTCCCGCCGGGCCTCACCTATCAGGTGGCGTTCGACACCACGGCCGCGGTGAGCGCCTCCATCGAGGAGGTGCTCAAGGCGCTGGGTGAAGCCATCCTCCTGGTCGTCCTGGTCATCTTCATCTTCCTGCACGGCTGGCGCAGCGTGCTGGTGGCGGTGACGACGCTGCCGGTGTCACTGGTCGGCACGTTCATGTTCGTCAACGCGTTCGGGTTCTCGCTCAACACGCTGACCCTCTTCGGCCTCACGCTGGCCACGGGCCTGGTGGTGGATGACGCCATCGTGGTCATCGAGAACGTGGAGCGCGTCATCGAGCACGAGAAGGTGGACGCGAAGGAGGCCACCCACCGGGGTATGCAGCAGGTGGCCGGCGTGGTGGTGGCCACCGCGCTGGTGCTGTCCGCGGTGTTCATCCCGGTGTCCTTCTTCCCCGGCACCACCGGCGCCATCTACCGCCAGTTCGCGCTCACCATCGCGTTCTCCATCAGCCTCTCCGCGCTCGTGGCGCTCACCCTGTCCCCCGCGCTGTGCGCGCGCCTCCTGCGCCCGAACGAGGGCCAGAAGTTCGTCCTCGCACGCAAGTTCGACGAGGGCCTGGACGCGCTCCGGCGCGGCTACGGGAAGCTCTTGGGCGTGATGCTGGGCAAGATGCGGTGGCTGGTCGTGGGCATCTTCGCGGTGTTCCTGGTGGCCACGGGCCTGCTCTACCGGGCCACGCCCACGGGCTTCATCCCGGACGAGGACCAGGGCTACGTCATCATCGCGGTGCAGGGCCCGGAGGGCACGTCGCTGGAGTACACGCGCAACGTGCTCATCCAGGTGGAGGGCATCATCAAGCAGCAGGAGGAGGTGACGCAGATCTTCACCGTGGGCGGCTTCTCGCTGCTGGGCACGGGCGCCAACTACGGCTCGCTCTTCATCAACCTGAAGCCCTGGGACGAGCGCAAGACGAAGGAGTCCAGCGTCGCGGGCCTGATTGAGCGCCTGCGCGGTCCGCTGGGCCAGGTGGGCGGCGCGCGCGTGCTGCCCCTGCAACCGCCCGCCATCCGTGGCGTGGGCAGCGTGGGCGGCTTCGAGTTCGTGCTGGAGGACCAGCAGGGCGGCCGCACATTGGAGGAACTGGCGCAGGCCACGCAGGCCCTGGTGGGCAAGGCGGGCCAGGACCCGCGGCTGCGCGGCGTGTTCTCCGCGTTCACCGCGGGCTCGCCGCAGCTCAACATCGACGTGGACCGGGAGAAGGCCAAGGCCATGGGCGTGCCCCTGTCCTCGCTGTTCTCCACGCTCCAGGTGTACCTGGGCAGCCAGTACGTGAACGACTTCACCTTCGCCAACCGCGTCTACCGCGTGTTCGTGCAGGCCGCGACGCCCTTCCGCGACAACCCGAAGGACATCGGCAGCTTCTACGTGCGCTCGGACACCGGGGCCATGGTGCCGCTGGAGGCGCTGGTGCGGGTGACGCCCATCACCAGCGCGCAGAACATCACCCACTACAACCTCTTCCGCTCCGCCAACATCAACGGTCAGGGCAGCCCCGGCACCTCCACCGGCACGGCCTTGAACGCCATGGAGGAGGTGGCGAAGCAGGCCCTGCCGCCGGGCTTCACCTTCGAGTGGACGGGCCTGTCCCAGGAGCAGAAGAGCGCGGGCAACACCGTGCTCGTCATCTTCGCGCTGGGCATCGTGTTCGTGTTCCTGGTGCTGGCCGCCCAGTATGAAAGCTTCGCCCTGCCCTTCGTCGTCATGCTCGCGGTGCCCGTCGCGATGATGGGCGCGCTGCTGTTGCAGAACCTGCGCGGGCTGGTGAACGACGTGTTCTGTCAGGTGGGCCTGGTGATGCTGGTGGGCCTCGCGTCGAAGAACGCCATCCTCATCGTGGAGTTCGGCGAGCAACTGCGCGCACAGGGTCAGGGCGTGGTGGAGTCCGCCATCAACGCGGCGGAGACGCGCCTGCGGCCCATCCTGATGACGTCCTTCGCGTTCCTCTTCGGCGTGGTGCCGCTGATGCTGGCCAGCGGCGCGGGCGCCTCCGCGCGCAAGTCGCTGGGCACGGCCGTCTTCGGCGGAATGCTCTTCTCCACCTTCGTGAACCTCATCTTCATCCCGGTGCTCTACGCGCTGGTGGAAGGCGCGCGCACGAAGGTCCTGAAACACCGCAAGCACGGCAATTCACCTCGCGGTCCGAGCAACCCGCCGCCGCCGGCCATCCCTCCCGAGGGGGAGCCACCGCGACCCCAACCGGCGTAA
- a CDS encoding DUF2378 family protein translates to MKLRRPLVESPLHEGMGGLFPGPSAFTDEGRIPSAVEKEPPIVRTPEKVVFGHTVEGLLVALDGHLEGPLRPRLKAVGLDLDEKLAPAYPRDQWHQMLLLGAQVLFPHHSVAQAHWHLGQRFVTAYFATRIGRALQGVLKFLGPARTLERTTRNMASGNNYLHVDVERLAATDYRLRVNEGGIHAEFIGALCHFGTLTTGVKGLTTVVEGREGPSATYRMRW, encoded by the coding sequence GTGAAGTTGCGCCGTCCGCTGGTGGAAAGCCCGCTGCACGAAGGGATGGGTGGGTTGTTCCCGGGTCCGTCCGCGTTTACCGATGAAGGACGCATCCCCAGCGCCGTGGAGAAGGAGCCTCCCATCGTGCGTACTCCAGAGAAGGTCGTGTTCGGCCACACCGTCGAAGGCCTGCTGGTGGCCCTGGATGGGCATCTGGAAGGTCCGCTCCGGCCGAGGTTGAAGGCCGTGGGCCTGGACCTGGATGAGAAGCTGGCGCCTGCCTATCCCCGGGACCAGTGGCACCAGATGTTGCTCCTGGGGGCGCAGGTGCTCTTCCCGCACCACTCCGTCGCGCAGGCGCACTGGCATTTGGGCCAGCGCTTCGTCACGGCCTACTTCGCCACCCGCATCGGTCGCGCGCTCCAGGGCGTGCTGAAGTTCCTGGGCCCCGCGCGCACGCTGGAGCGCACCACGCGCAACATGGCCTCCGGCAACAACTACCTGCACGTGGACGTGGAGCGCCTGGCAGCCACCGACTATCGGCTCCGGGTGAACGAAGGCGGCATCCACGCGGAGTTCATCGGGGCCCTGTGCCACTTCGGCACGCTGACCACCGGCGTGAAGGGACTCACCACCGTGGTGGAGGGCCGTGAAGGTCCCTCCGCGACGTACCGGATGCGCTGGTAG
- a CDS encoding 3-oxoacyl-ACP synthase III family protein, whose translation MIPVRILGTASVLPGPPVTTAEVCARVGRDAAEVERKTGIRTRHFAPAGMRAADLGAHALRGALEAAGLPATALRRILFVSSMGGDVTTPANGSRVAAALGLSGTCDAMDVSNACMGFLSAFDLAARSVATGLGPVGVVSVELLSRTTRPEDPRPYLVLGDAAAAVVLGEARPGEGVLGAAFGNDGTLPPDVVLENPHQTGQREGMRFLTPARDMTRVALGALKRAASAVLQGAGLTVADVEWVLTHQPNGSMFAAILQALEVPEEKSVTVVDTVGSVGSASLGTGLDRLWRTRPVKPGDRVLMVGVGAGVAHGAVLYRVGG comes from the coding sequence GTGATTCCGGTCCGCATCCTCGGCACCGCGAGCGTGCTGCCGGGCCCACCGGTAACGACCGCGGAGGTTTGCGCGCGAGTCGGCCGCGATGCGGCGGAGGTAGAGCGAAAGACAGGCATCCGCACGCGGCACTTCGCTCCGGCGGGCATGCGCGCAGCGGACCTGGGCGCGCATGCTCTGCGAGGCGCACTGGAGGCGGCGGGACTCCCGGCGACGGCGCTCCGGCGAATCCTGTTCGTGTCGTCGATGGGCGGAGACGTCACCACGCCGGCCAACGGCAGCCGGGTGGCGGCGGCGCTGGGACTGTCCGGGACGTGCGATGCGATGGACGTGAGCAACGCGTGCATGGGCTTCTTGAGCGCGTTCGACCTGGCGGCGCGCTCGGTGGCGACGGGGCTGGGACCGGTGGGCGTGGTGTCCGTGGAGCTGCTGTCGCGCACCACACGGCCGGAAGACCCGCGTCCCTACCTGGTGCTGGGTGACGCCGCGGCGGCGGTGGTGCTGGGCGAGGCCCGGCCCGGCGAAGGCGTGCTGGGGGCGGCGTTCGGCAACGACGGCACGCTGCCGCCGGACGTCGTGCTGGAGAACCCGCACCAGACGGGCCAGCGCGAGGGCATGCGTTTCCTCACGCCCGCGCGCGACATGACGCGCGTCGCACTGGGGGCGCTGAAGCGCGCGGCATCGGCGGTGCTGCAGGGCGCGGGGCTGACGGTGGCGGACGTGGAGTGGGTGCTCACGCACCAGCCGAACGGGAGCATGTTCGCGGCCATCCTCCAGGCGTTGGAGGTGCCGGAGGAGAAGAGCGTCACGGTGGTGGACACGGTGGGCAGCGTGGGCTCCGCGTCGCTGGGCACGGGGTTGGATCGCCTGTGGCGCACGCGGCCGGTGAAGCCGGGGGACCGGGTGTTGATGGTGGGCGTGGGCGCGGGCGTGGCGCACGGCGCGGTGCTGTACCGGGTGGGTGGGTGA
- a CDS encoding tetratricopeptide repeat protein, producing the protein MPSVKSLFAWRVVPVLALLVACAHGSSDETKSAAEQELSTLYMRTCGGRLAQACFEQAERLRVGDGVPKGVARAATLYELGCNGDDLRACVALGVLKEEGRGVAKDEAEAARLYSRGCERDLPEGCGHLALLYGEGRGVAKDPAQAVRLYERGCAGDDRLSCNNLGVLKLMGGFGVAQDVAAGMGMLVQACNRSLGVACLTVAREFDQGVRTRKDERLAASYFRTACGLGEKDACASANATVAEKPEPTPAATPEEGAKLEKIRAMCETGSGVGLGMACYVMGTAYEKGGAGVAVNPGRATMFYQRACDHEVPEACGDVRRMLGLAADGTKAEAPKQSVLQSLQLDPAKIAPEKPKQSVLQSLQLDAGKVSANAKPPPRASVDRWKEECRDGAGEGDACARLGDELLRGSAGLPVDAAKGLKLLEEACMKRTASACARLGSLMLVGNGSLGVTRAPLVGLVLLETGCEARDGGDACHVLGRALLETSHRYANPGKGVQALRDGCFNHEELESCARFIRVTRQLADSGPEEVRADARRSLPAIQAQACKARKTGACKELGQPLPKDTLRVRHLRADCDAGDPDACEDLAHAYQKGDSVERDLEEELRVAEKGCAGGSTHACLRLARRYSETVSGGTPLDLEAAFARAEQACAMKSGDACGLLENLLREHRQLGTDAPRVQEARARACLYWPAFWREKECAK; encoded by the coding sequence ATGCCCTCAGTGAAGTCCCTCTTCGCGTGGCGGGTCGTGCCCGTCCTCGCACTGCTCGTGGCCTGTGCCCATGGCTCCTCGGACGAAACGAAGTCGGCGGCCGAACAGGAGCTCTCTACGCTGTACATGCGCACCTGCGGTGGGAGGTTGGCGCAAGCGTGCTTCGAACAGGCCGAGCGCCTCCGCGTGGGCGACGGCGTCCCGAAGGGCGTGGCGCGCGCGGCGACGCTCTACGAGCTGGGCTGCAACGGCGACGACCTGCGCGCGTGCGTGGCGCTGGGGGTGTTGAAGGAGGAGGGCCGGGGCGTCGCGAAGGACGAGGCCGAGGCGGCGCGACTGTATTCGCGGGGCTGTGAGCGGGACCTGCCGGAGGGCTGTGGCCACCTGGCGCTGCTGTACGGCGAGGGCCGGGGCGTGGCGAAGGACCCCGCGCAGGCGGTGCGCCTCTACGAGCGCGGCTGCGCCGGGGATGACCGGCTGTCGTGCAACAACCTGGGCGTGCTGAAGCTGATGGGCGGCTTCGGCGTCGCGCAGGATGTGGCGGCGGGCATGGGGATGCTGGTGCAGGCGTGCAACCGGAGCCTCGGGGTCGCCTGTCTCACGGTGGCGCGCGAGTTCGACCAGGGCGTGCGCACGCGCAAGGACGAGCGCCTCGCGGCCAGCTACTTCCGCACGGCGTGCGGCCTGGGGGAGAAGGACGCGTGCGCCTCCGCGAACGCGACGGTGGCGGAAAAGCCGGAGCCCACGCCCGCGGCCACGCCGGAGGAGGGCGCGAAGCTGGAGAAGATCCGCGCCATGTGTGAGACGGGCTCGGGCGTGGGCCTGGGCATGGCGTGCTACGTGATGGGCACCGCGTACGAGAAGGGCGGCGCGGGCGTGGCGGTGAACCCCGGCCGCGCGACGATGTTCTACCAGCGCGCGTGCGACCACGAGGTGCCGGAGGCCTGCGGCGACGTGCGGCGCATGCTGGGGCTCGCGGCGGACGGCACGAAGGCCGAGGCGCCGAAGCAGTCCGTGCTGCAATCGCTCCAACTGGACCCGGCGAAGATCGCTCCGGAGAAGCCGAAGCAGTCCGTCTTGCAATCGCTCCAACTGGATGCGGGCAAGGTCTCCGCGAACGCGAAGCCCCCGCCGCGAGCCTCCGTCGACCGCTGGAAGGAGGAGTGCCGGGACGGCGCGGGCGAGGGGGATGCATGCGCCCGGCTCGGGGACGAGCTGCTGCGCGGGAGCGCCGGGCTCCCGGTGGACGCGGCGAAGGGACTGAAGCTGCTGGAGGAGGCCTGCATGAAGCGCACGGCCTCCGCCTGTGCGCGGCTTGGCTCCTTGATGCTCGTTGGTAACGGAAGCCTGGGGGTCACGCGAGCGCCCCTCGTGGGCCTCGTCCTCCTGGAGACGGGGTGCGAAGCGCGCGACGGCGGCGACGCGTGCCACGTGCTGGGCCGGGCCCTGCTCGAAACCTCCCACCGGTACGCGAACCCGGGGAAGGGCGTGCAGGCCTTGCGTGATGGATGCTTCAACCACGAAGAGCTGGAGAGCTGCGCCCGGTTCATCCGCGTGACGCGGCAGCTCGCCGATTCGGGTCCGGAGGAGGTGCGCGCGGACGCTCGGCGCAGCCTCCCCGCCATCCAGGCCCAGGCATGCAAGGCGCGCAAGACGGGGGCCTGCAAGGAGCTGGGCCAGCCGCTGCCGAAGGACACCCTGCGGGTGCGCCACCTGCGGGCGGACTGCGACGCGGGTGACCCCGATGCCTGCGAGGACCTGGCCCATGCGTACCAGAAGGGCGACAGCGTCGAGCGCGACCTCGAAGAGGAGCTCCGGGTGGCGGAGAAGGGGTGCGCGGGTGGCAGCACCCATGCCTGCTTACGGCTGGCGAGGCGCTACAGCGAGACGGTCTCCGGAGGGACACCCCTCGACCTGGAGGCCGCCTTCGCACGCGCGGAGCAGGCCTGTGCCATGAAGTCCGGGGACGCGTGCGGGTTGCTCGAGAACCTCCTGCGGGAGCACCGGCAGCTGGGGACGGATGCACCACGGGTCCAGGAAGCCCGTGCGCGGGCCTGCTTGTACTGGCCCGCGTTCTGGCGCGAGAAGGAATGCGCGAAGTAG